One genomic window of Mus caroli chromosome 12, CAROLI_EIJ_v1.1, whole genome shotgun sequence includes the following:
- the Exoc3l4 gene encoding exocyst complex component 3-like protein 4 isoform X1, which yields MPLPQTEAPGPEVKSPREPRKSQTLPVTTWKSNSMKEQSTHHGGSLRPSLGMLKQTLFRTSLRASTHKPKEDPGLFRRSSRFLLRSLRRAIDEGLTAGHPQGPAVPEKPSRVTDGASRQAATGTEAEDLEPQAESKSVADLITERQLVKAFEQLRYLETQLVADKTSRTFTQDPTAYARRAMDLCLHYDGMAAEIGAIVREALSSEGVDRDALAELAQVVHLEEEAHQTSQAEGDFLSTPRHWRLHWEDAVRLSAQERVQQAGAKVIPGAAEGSSDLAQLLAELGGVVRQDLQKVRLEMQPAYEATDFPVWETYLRAFHSAVAQRLQELARDARGCEQLYVLLDWAANVYGSPDFLGAPDLALPTEPLPPLLEPALWARLESDYTSFLETKITSCFDSILQLEQNRWEADEDREVLQGLYHAPLSIDVHMLVAEHVKAAGAISAELEATTLQICARALCLFVPRFEKAFLASKAVSEWYLGAYINACVELRTSLLARFPGTIKELEKPLVAATNSFQKHLLQIVQQDMQPLFKVLYTKSWLTQDTLRPLMDKVVDFAHHLEHVTPPLAQETLQEVHRFVVREYLGQVLRPHERFSGQDRLKGSNKMNLDAQAISNTFQGLGSEAKWLDQAILSVAEILGETYKDDIRRHLETLIRSYPDIRRDHILAILALRRLGRRRNQNLLQHTQDLLRAAHESRLPSHHVLFEEIEVPTSVDVLITCI from the exons ATGCCTTTGCCGCAGACAGAGGCCCCTGGGCCAGAGGTGAAAAGCCCCAGGGAACCTAGGAAGTCACAGACCCTCCCTGTGACCACCTGGAAGTCCAACAGTATGAAAGAGCAGAGCACGCACCACGGGGGCAGCTTGAGACCCAGCTTGGGCATGCTGAAGCAGACCCTCTTCCGGACCAGCCTGAGAGCTTCAACCCACAAGCCCAAGGAGGACCCGGGCCTGTTCAGGCGCAGCTCCCGTTTCCTGTTGAGGTCCTTGAGACGGGCCATAGACGAAGGCTTAACTGCTGGGCATCCCCAAGGCCCTGCAGTACCAGAGAAGCCCTCCAGAGTCACAGATGGtgccagcaggcaggcagccactGGGACAGAGGCTGAGGATCTGGAACCCCAGGCAG AAAGTAAATCCGTGGCAGACCTCATCACTGAGCGGCAGCTAGTGAAGGCCTTTGAACAGTTGCGGTACCTGGAGACGCAGCTGGTAGCCGACAAAACCTCACGTACCTTTACACAGGACCCCACCGCCTATGCGCGGCGCGCTATGGACCTTTGTCTACATTACGACGGAATGGCTGCGGAGATCGGAGCCATTGTGCGCGAGGCGCTGAGTTCCGAAGGCGTGGATCGAGACGCTCTAGCGGAACTGGCCCAAGTGGTACACTTGGAAGAGGAGGCCCATCAGACCTCCCAGGCCGAGGGTGATTTCTTGAGTACTCCCCGCCACTGGCGTCTGCATTGGGAGGACGCGGTGCGTCTCAGCGCTCAGGAGCGCGTACAGCAGGCAGGCGCTAAAGTCATCCCCGGGGCTGCGGAGGGATCATCCGACCTAGCCCAGCTTCTGGCTGAGCTCGGTGGCGTGGTTCGCCAGGACCTGCAGAAGGTGCGCTTAGAGATGCAGCCCGCTTACGAAGCCACCGACTTCCCAGTGTGGGAGACCTACTTGCGTGCCTTCCACAGCGCTGTGGCCCAGCGCCTACAGGAGCTGGCGCGAGACGCCCGCGGCTGTGAGCAGCTCTATGTGCTGTTAGACTGGGCCGCCAATGTCTATGGCAG tcctgacttcctgggCGCCCCAGACTTGGCGCTGCCCACCGAACCGCTGCCCCCACTTCTAGAGCCTGCTCTGTGGGCTCGACTGGAGAGTGACTACACTAGCTTCCTGGAG ACCAAGATCACAAGCTGTTTTGACAGCATCTTGCAGCTGGAACAGAATCGCTGGGAAGCCGACGAGGACCGGGAAGTGCTGCAGGGCCTCTACCACGCGCCCCTGTCCATCGATGTGCACATG CTGGTAGCTGAACATGTGAAGGCAGCTGGCGCTATCTCCGCGGAGCTGGAGGCCACCACCCTGCAGATCTGCGCGCGTGCGCTCTGTCTCTTTGTGCCCAG GTTTGAAAAGGCTTTTCTGGCGTCGAAGGCGGTGAGCGAATGGTACCTGGGTGCCTACATTAACGCCTGCGTGGAGCTGAG AACCAGTCTTCTGGCCAGGTTCCCAGGAACCATAAAGGAACTAGAGAAACCCCTGGTGGCTGCCACCAATAGCTTCCAGAAACATTTGCTCCAGATTGTACAGCAAGACATGCAG CCTCTATTTAAGGTGCTATATACCAAGAGCTGGCTCACACAGGACACACTTCGTCCCCTCATGGACAAGGTGGTGGACTTTGCACATCATCTTGAGCATGTGACCCCACCACTGGCACAG GAGACACTGCAGGAGGTGCACCGTTTTGTGGTCCGAGAATACCTGGGGCAGGTGCTAAGGCCCCATGAGAGGTTCAGTGGCCAGGATCGACTGAAGGGCTCCAATAAGATGAACCTGGATGCCCAGGCCATTAGCAACACCTTCCAAGGCTTG GGCTCTGAAGCCAAGTGGCTGGACCAAGCCATCCTGTCTGTGGCTGAGATCCTGGGCGAGACATACAAAGACGACATCCGGCGGCACCTGGAAACACTTATACGGAGCTACCCGGACATCAG
- the Exoc3l4 gene encoding exocyst complex component 3-like protein 4 isoform X2 has protein sequence MPLPQTEAPGPEVKSPREPRKSQTLPVTTWKSNSMKEQSTHHGGSLRPSLGMLKQTLFRTSLRASTHKPKEDPGLFRRSSRFLLRSLRRAIDEGLTAGHPQGPAVPEKPSRVTDGASRQAATGTEAEDLEPQAESKSVADLITERQLVKAFEQLRYLETQLVADKTSRTFTQDPTAYARRAMDLCLHYDGMAAEIGAIVREALSSEGVDRDALAELAQVVHLEEEAHQTSQAEGDFLSTPRHWRLHWEDAVRLSAQERVQQAGAKVIPGAAEGSSDLAQLLAELGGVVRQDLQKVRLEMQPAYEATDFPVWETYLRAFHSAVAQRLQELARDARGCEQLYVLLDWAANVYGSPDFLGAPDLALPTEPLPPLLEPALWARLESDYTSFLETKITSCFDSILQLEQNRWEADEDREVLQGLYHAPLSIDVHMLVAEHVKAAGAISAELEATTLQICARALCLFVPRFEKAFLASKAVSEWYLGAYINACVELRTSLLARFPGTIKELEKPLVAATNSFQKHLLQIVQQDMQPLFKVLYTKSWLTQDTLRPLMDKVVDFAHHLEHVTPPLAQGSEAKWLDQAILSVAEILGETYKDDIRRHLETLIRSYPDIRRDHILAILALRRLGRRRNQNLLQHTQDLLRAAHESRLPSHHVLFEEIEVPTSVDVLITCI, from the exons ATGCCTTTGCCGCAGACAGAGGCCCCTGGGCCAGAGGTGAAAAGCCCCAGGGAACCTAGGAAGTCACAGACCCTCCCTGTGACCACCTGGAAGTCCAACAGTATGAAAGAGCAGAGCACGCACCACGGGGGCAGCTTGAGACCCAGCTTGGGCATGCTGAAGCAGACCCTCTTCCGGACCAGCCTGAGAGCTTCAACCCACAAGCCCAAGGAGGACCCGGGCCTGTTCAGGCGCAGCTCCCGTTTCCTGTTGAGGTCCTTGAGACGGGCCATAGACGAAGGCTTAACTGCTGGGCATCCCCAAGGCCCTGCAGTACCAGAGAAGCCCTCCAGAGTCACAGATGGtgccagcaggcaggcagccactGGGACAGAGGCTGAGGATCTGGAACCCCAGGCAG AAAGTAAATCCGTGGCAGACCTCATCACTGAGCGGCAGCTAGTGAAGGCCTTTGAACAGTTGCGGTACCTGGAGACGCAGCTGGTAGCCGACAAAACCTCACGTACCTTTACACAGGACCCCACCGCCTATGCGCGGCGCGCTATGGACCTTTGTCTACATTACGACGGAATGGCTGCGGAGATCGGAGCCATTGTGCGCGAGGCGCTGAGTTCCGAAGGCGTGGATCGAGACGCTCTAGCGGAACTGGCCCAAGTGGTACACTTGGAAGAGGAGGCCCATCAGACCTCCCAGGCCGAGGGTGATTTCTTGAGTACTCCCCGCCACTGGCGTCTGCATTGGGAGGACGCGGTGCGTCTCAGCGCTCAGGAGCGCGTACAGCAGGCAGGCGCTAAAGTCATCCCCGGGGCTGCGGAGGGATCATCCGACCTAGCCCAGCTTCTGGCTGAGCTCGGTGGCGTGGTTCGCCAGGACCTGCAGAAGGTGCGCTTAGAGATGCAGCCCGCTTACGAAGCCACCGACTTCCCAGTGTGGGAGACCTACTTGCGTGCCTTCCACAGCGCTGTGGCCCAGCGCCTACAGGAGCTGGCGCGAGACGCCCGCGGCTGTGAGCAGCTCTATGTGCTGTTAGACTGGGCCGCCAATGTCTATGGCAG tcctgacttcctgggCGCCCCAGACTTGGCGCTGCCCACCGAACCGCTGCCCCCACTTCTAGAGCCTGCTCTGTGGGCTCGACTGGAGAGTGACTACACTAGCTTCCTGGAG ACCAAGATCACAAGCTGTTTTGACAGCATCTTGCAGCTGGAACAGAATCGCTGGGAAGCCGACGAGGACCGGGAAGTGCTGCAGGGCCTCTACCACGCGCCCCTGTCCATCGATGTGCACATG CTGGTAGCTGAACATGTGAAGGCAGCTGGCGCTATCTCCGCGGAGCTGGAGGCCACCACCCTGCAGATCTGCGCGCGTGCGCTCTGTCTCTTTGTGCCCAG GTTTGAAAAGGCTTTTCTGGCGTCGAAGGCGGTGAGCGAATGGTACCTGGGTGCCTACATTAACGCCTGCGTGGAGCTGAG AACCAGTCTTCTGGCCAGGTTCCCAGGAACCATAAAGGAACTAGAGAAACCCCTGGTGGCTGCCACCAATAGCTTCCAGAAACATTTGCTCCAGATTGTACAGCAAGACATGCAG CCTCTATTTAAGGTGCTATATACCAAGAGCTGGCTCACACAGGACACACTTCGTCCCCTCATGGACAAGGTGGTGGACTTTGCACATCATCTTGAGCATGTGACCCCACCACTGGCACAG GGCTCTGAAGCCAAGTGGCTGGACCAAGCCATCCTGTCTGTGGCTGAGATCCTGGGCGAGACATACAAAGACGACATCCGGCGGCACCTGGAAACACTTATACGGAGCTACCCGGACATCAG